A region from the Sphingomonas sp. S2-65 genome encodes:
- a CDS encoding aldose epimerase family protein, with product MGKARLAIAGAIGAMLTAHSASAAEAKREAAGTLKDGTAVEAVTLSNAHGVSARILSYGATLQSFKGPDKSGKIADVVLGYDDLAAYVDRPNYFGVTVGRYANRIAGGKFALNGKTYQLPLNDKTTSLHGGGQGFDKKVWRILSVDNGPTARVVFGLTSPDGDSGYPGTLEVKVTYSLDEEGALQIAYDAATTKPTVVNMTNHAIFNLAGEGSPMGAMGHLLTIPATAYTPVNAALIPTGELRPVSGSVFDFRKARIIGEGLRDGTDQQIRYGQGYDHNFALDKGVTAKPELAARLEDPASGRVLEVLSTEPGVQFYTGNFLDGTFYGKAGHLYRMGDGIALEPQKFPDAPNQPAFVSARVDPGKPYRHVMIYRLSVSQ from the coding sequence ATGGGCAAGGCAAGACTCGCAATTGCGGGCGCGATCGGCGCGATGCTGACGGCGCATTCGGCCAGCGCCGCGGAAGCAAAGCGCGAAGCGGCGGGCACGCTCAAGGACGGCACCGCCGTGGAAGCCGTCACTCTGTCCAACGCGCACGGCGTCTCCGCCCGCATCCTCAGCTACGGCGCCACGCTGCAGTCGTTCAAGGGCCCCGACAAGTCCGGCAAGATCGCCGACGTCGTGCTCGGCTATGACGACCTCGCCGCCTATGTCGATCGCCCGAACTATTTCGGCGTCACCGTCGGGCGCTATGCCAACCGCATCGCCGGCGGCAAGTTCGCGCTGAACGGCAAGACGTATCAGCTGCCATTGAACGACAAGACCACCTCGCTCCATGGCGGCGGCCAGGGGTTCGACAAGAAGGTGTGGCGCATCCTCTCGGTCGACAACGGCCCCACCGCCCGCGTGGTGTTCGGCCTCACCAGCCCCGACGGCGACTCGGGTTATCCGGGCACGCTGGAGGTGAAGGTCACCTATTCGCTCGACGAGGAAGGCGCGCTCCAGATCGCCTATGATGCGGCGACGACCAAGCCGACCGTGGTCAACATGACCAACCACGCGATCTTCAACCTGGCCGGCGAAGGCTCGCCAATGGGGGCGATGGGCCATCTGCTCACCATTCCGGCCACCGCCTACACCCCGGTCAACGCCGCACTGATCCCTACCGGCGAGCTTCGCCCGGTGTCCGGCAGCGTGTTCGATTTCCGCAAGGCGCGCATCATCGGCGAGGGGCTTCGCGACGGCACCGACCAGCAGATCCGCTACGGCCAGGGCTACGACCACAATTTCGCGCTCGACAAGGGCGTCACCGCCAAGCCCGAACTCGCCGCCCGGCTGGAAGACCCCGCCTCGGGCCGCGTGCTCGAAGTGCTCAGCACCGAGCCCGGCGTCCAGTTCTACACCGGCAATTTCCTCGACGGCACCTTCTACGGCAAGGCCGGCCACCTGTACCGCATGGGCGACGGCATCGCCTTGGAACCGCAGAAGTTTC